From the Oryctolagus cuniculus chromosome 17, mOryCun1.1, whole genome shotgun sequence genome, the window CCCCGTGAAGAGGTTGCCTGTTATAGAATGAATCATCAGCGATGCGTAAGTAAAAGTATGAGTGTCATGGACATTGCTGAATGGGGTTCATCCAGGGACACCCACGCGTGGCTGTGGCCTTGTGGAAGCAACACGGGGCCAAGGGACGGAGCACCTGGCGGGGGGACCTTGGGGCCATCTTGTGGGAAACGCAGGTGTTTGGGTAATGCCAGGATGGTATTAAAttctaacaaaatggatgaaactggaaaacatcgtacttagtgaaataagccagtcccagaaggacACACACAACATTCCCCCTGATCTGCGAGACCTAGGAGAGCACCTAACAGGCAATCTCTAGACGTGACACTGACACTCTGAGGTGCAATGACCTTGAACAGCCCTTggcttgactgttgaggaacggtgttctttttaattttattttaatactatttgttgaactctttccttagcatagagttaaccatatgtgtataaagttaattgaaaatagatcttagtcaaaaataagaatggcaacaggagaaggaggaggaagaggggtgggagtgtggtgggaagaaccactgtgttcctaatgttgtacttgtgaaatgctGAGGTTTGTATTCCttacataaaaggtttctggggaaaacaaATACATTCTATTTGAATTTCCTAGTCTGCTGGCTGATCTAAGTGACCTGAGAAACGCTGGAACACGCATCTTCTCCAGACACCACGTGCACGTATTGACCTAGGATGCGCGCTGGGGAATCTGTATTTCCCCAAAGTCCTCAGCCCAGGCAATGCTGACATAAAACTGGATTTAGAAAGCTCCTTTCAGGAGCTCCTCCCAGACCTAAAatgccacattcttttttttttaattttttttattttatttttttttgacaggcagagtggacagtgagagagagagacagagagaaaggtcttcctttgctaaaACGCCACATtctgcacagcgctggctgtgacTCCAGCCTCCTTCCAGAAGCATGTTACTCCCCAGGGCCACACTGAGTGTTTTGTACACGGATTCCCAATTCCACCAGACGGTGGGtgaggctggcgctgctgctCCCGCACAACACTCGGGGCAATGCCGGGCTTCGGTCTTCAGCGATGCCCACCCTTGCTCCGCCGCGTCCTCCAGCACCTCAGGGGACTGCAGAGAGCAGGCTGTgcccgcagctccggccactcACATCGAGCGCAGCGCGTGGGCTCAGTTGGCCATGCAGCTGTTTTCCGGCGAGTCTCTCTCCGTTCCACATGTCAGTTATTACTCATGACTGATGCTCGCCGATCAAGCCCAAGCAAACGCGCGGCACACTCCACATaccacacacgtgcgcacacgtGCACCTGGGCTGGGGTGAGGCCGGCACGCCCCTCGGAGGAGCCACGTGAGCAgggctcctgctgcagccccggCCGGTGGCGGAGGGACCCAGGGCGGCCAGCATCGGCGCCCACGGCCTCGTGGAGGGGCCTTCTCTTGCCACgcgagggctgagccaggagccccccgccccggggccccgTGGCCAGAGCCTGTGGCCAACTTCCCGTTTGTTCCTTCCATCTGGGCTAATGACAGGTCTTCTGGAAGATGTATTTTTACCTTCTGGACAAACAGCCACTGGGCCGAGTGGGGCTTCTTTTTATGAGTTGAGGTACTCAAGGCTGGAAAATAAACAGGCACTTAATGAGATGTTCTTATGGCAACTGGCATAAATAACAACAAAGAGCACATCCTGTCTCCCGTGTCCCTGTGCTATAAAAGCTGTCGCCCCTGCTGGCCACCGTCAGACTTGGGGAACCCCGGCCGCGTTCCTGACCTGCGACCTGACCGTCTGGGACCATGGGGTGCTGCCCGGGGGACTGCTTCAACTGCTGCACCCAGGAGCAGGACTGCTGTGAGGAGTGCTGCTGCCAGCCCTCCTGCTGCggctgctgtggctgctgtggctccTGCTGCGGCTGCGGGGGCGGCGGCTGTGGGGGTGGCGGCTGCGGGGGCGGCTGCTGTGGATCAGGGGGCTGCGGAGGGGGCTGCGGGGGCGGCTGCTGTGGATCCAGCTGCtgcggctccagctgctgtggcggCTCCGGTTGCTGTGGCCCTGTGTGCTGCCAACCCACACCTGTTTGCGACACCAaatgaagacctgtctctccgcCACCGAGCCACCCCTGAGCAAGCCTCCGAGAGCTCCCGACGGAGAAGCCCTCGTCTCCAGAACCTTCCACGCCCCCAAGAGCGTGTCCTGGCTGGCTGAGATCTGTAGAGGAGGGCTTGTTTCGAGTGCCTGCGGACAGAAGCTGTGTCCTGGCGAGAAATTAGAACTGGTCCCAGCAACGTGGTTCCAGAAGTTCAAAGGGTGAACGCCCGTGACTTTATTTGCATGAAGTTAAACAGGGCACCTTCTTATTCAAGGTGACCTTGGGACTGAGCCTCCTCCTTAGGTTTCTGTTGCTGttgagagtttaaaaaaaaaaaaacacaaaccactTTGTTACCCTCCGAATAAACTCGAGCATGCTGGCGTAATCCAAGCACTTTTCTGGCGTCTTCCTTCCGCTCCTCCTGGGGACTAGCTTAGCAATACGGaccctggcagcagcagcagcgcgaGGGTTTTGGAAATGTGGAATCACCCCAGGACCCATTAAATAAAGCTGGAGATCCTGGGGCCCCCTCTGGGAGAATCAGAATCCCAGAGAGGTGTGGCCTGGGATTCTGTGTTTACAAAGAACCTCAGACAGCTCTTATTCAGGCACTGACGTTTGAGAGCTGCGGCTGGAAACTGAAGCTTGGAGCTTTCGCAGCTGCAGAGCCTGGGCCACACCTTCGAGAGCGCGGATCCAGGCGCTCCggggtgcctgggccctggggctTTCGAAAGCTCCTGGGGTGATGGCAATGCTGGCCCAACTCAATCCAGGCAGAGGGGCTCGGCTTCCTTCTGCacggtctccccccccccccccccccccccgggcggggcggggactTCTACTGGAGGGCGTCTGCCTTGCCTTGCAGAGCCTGGGAGCAGGTTCCAGTTCTGAGAGCGAGGGTTCCTGCGGCCAGGCGTGGTGAAGGCGCGGTTTCAGAGGCTGCCCCCGGCGGCAGCCCggttccctcccccagcccctgctttcCTGTGTTAGGTTTTCTTGTCCTGGAATGAGCTGCAGCTTTTTCTGCGGGAgtccctgggaggagggggtgcaggagcatcttctgggagGGCCCGGGCCAGGTGTGCAGGGCCAGCTGGGAGGCTACAACTCAAAGGATGGGAAGTGCTCTTAACCCGCATGCAAACAAAGCCAATTCTGCCCTTGGCCTGGAGGAGCAATGTTTCTTTTATTCCTACAGAGGCGCACTTCACTGGCCCGATGAAAGCATTTTTCCTGAGTATGTGCATATCCGCGAGCCCAAGAatatgaaatacagaaaattgtGGAGAAGAATCTCGCCGCTCGGGTTTCGCCTGATGGGTCTCTTCCCAGACCCACCTGGGGGGACGCTTTTCTGTAGCCAACTTTATTGAGATATTAGTTACAAATAATAAAGTGTTTTCCTGTCTTCAGTGCTCAGTCTGATGAGGTTTTCTAAGCTTCTGTAATCGCCACTGGCTCTCAGGATAGTGCTTCCTGCCACCCCCTCCcaagtgttcattttttttttcttctcacagTCAGATCTACTGCCCCCTGCCTTGGCCTAGGTCCTGGAAGCCAtcgatctacttttttttttctttttaaagatttatttatttgaaagagtgacaggaagagagaaggagagagaggtcttccttccattggtttgttctccaaatggccacaatagctagggctgggccaggctgaatccaggagccaggagcttcatctgagtctcccacatggctggcagggacccaaatacttgggtcatcttctgctgttttttcccaagccattagcaggaagctggatcagaagtggagcagccaggacttgaaccaccaaccacatgggatgttggcatcacaggcagccacTTCACCTGCCCTGCTACATCATTGGCCCCGATATTTTGCATTTCAACCAGCAACATTTGAGAGTTCCAGTTGTTCCATGTCTTTGTTACCATTTGATATTGTCAGCGTTCTCATTTTTAGTCATTCTGGCAAGTGGTAGCTGATTGTGTTTTCAtatcttcgtttttttttttttaatttttgacaggcagagtggatagtgagagagagagagacagagagaaaggtcttccttttgccattgggtcaccctccaatggccgccgcggccagcgcgctgtggccggcgcaccgtgctgatccgatgacaggagccaggcacttatcctggtctcccatggggtgcagggcccaagcacttgggccatcctccactgcactccctggccacagcagagagctggcctggaagaggggcaaccgggacagaatccggcgccccgaccgggactagaacctggtgtgctggcgccgcaaggcagaggattagcccagtgagccgcggtgccggcctatatcttcgtttattaaaaaacaaaacaacacaatcCAGCCGTGTTAGTAGTGTCATCTTTTGGAGAGAATCTGAGATTCGGGTCTGCCCTGGTTCAGGTTCAGGCTGGAATTGGCCTCCTCTGAACTGCACCTTTAACGTctcaggaggaggggcagccagAGCAGGTGCATGCCAGTGGGACGGACCTGCTAGGAGGCCAGTGGGTTTGCGCTGAGTGCTTGTGAACCTGAGCAGCTGATTGCCCATGGCCGTGTCTCTCCAAGCATCAGTGGAGGCAGTGATCTCCCTGAATTAGACAAGGGCTTGCCCCTCTGAACTACCCAGAGAGTCTCGTTATTCACTCACTAGCTAGCAGCTGTGTACCTCTGACGCATCCACACCTCTAGGTGCTGGGTGTACATCAGCCGTTAGACCAAGTGCTTGCCCTCGTGGTGCTTATCTCACGTCAGAGGCGACCTGAGCTCAGAGCAGACTAACGCAGGAGTGGGCTACGCAGCAGGGAAGGGGTCTTTGAGGCAATGACATTCTAgcacagtggctggtgctgtgtcaccTTCTCAGCTGAGAGAGTCCAGGAGGGATTTTCCGAGagggcctcccccccccccccccccggaattCCATGGTGGCTTAGCTGAGGAAGAGGGGACGGGGAACAGGGGTTTGGGGGTCTTTCTCTGCCTTATCCTTGGCAGAGCTCCACAAGCCCTCCCTCCCCGCTGCTTGAGAGCCACGTCTCAGAGAATGGCACTTCCCCTTCCTAATCTGTTTGCAACCACTAAGGCCTGTAGATTCTGCCTCTTTAAAACCTCTTGTATTGCTACAGCCTCAGGGTGCTACTCCATTCAGATCCTCACCAGCAAGCTTCTGCCTCATTGTCCGAGACCCCTAATGGTCCCTGTGCCTTCACTCTGGCCTCCCCTACCCGTCTCCATGGTCTGGGACATCCGACACGTTACTGTCCTGCCTACAGCTGCCCAGGCTGGGGACTAAAGCCGTTTCTTAATCATGAGCCACAAGGCCTTCCGTGGCTGAGTGTCCCCCTTAATCCTGTCCCTGTGTGCTTTTCAACCTTGGCTATGTTTTCTGCTCCCCAAATGGATCCTGCTCTCATAGCCTTGGTTTCCACAGCTCATCCTGTTCTTGCTCTCACCACCTCCCTTCATCTCCCAGTGATCAACTGTGTCATCGTGTCACTTGGGAAGGTTCCGCTCACGTCCCCAAAAGTCATGTTGGTGTTTCTCCTGGGTTTCCCCAGGGCGCCCCTGGCATCTCCCCCTTCCAGCACTTGATGCTTTGCCATGATCCCGCACGGGTGGGTCTCTCTCTTCTCAACTTGAGCTCCTGCGGCCAGAACTGCAAGTCTCCCTGTATGTATCTCTCACCGAGAACTCAGGGTTGGCTGAACAAAGGAGAAACTGAGCCAGTGACGGCAGCAAGCAATCAACGCagcgaggaagggagggaaggcgCAGTGGCTGGGCTTTTCCGAGGGAGCCGCCTTCAGCACGGATGTTGAGAGCACACAGCGGAGGTGTGGTAGGCCCTTCACTGAGCAAGCATGGCAGGAATCCGAGGGCTCATTTCTCACCTCCTTCGTGTCAAGCCATGGCAAAGATGAGTTGCTTGTTTACTGTGGCTTTGAGAGACAACCTTGGGAGGCTCCCTGCAACCTTTTGTCCTTGGGTCATAGAggcatcttcattcatttatttattttaggggctaTCAAGGTCTCAAACGTAGGAGGAGCTCCTGAGTGGGTGGCCGTGggtggaaggaggcagagaggctgggtcaggctttCCAGGGACAGGAAGCCCAGATGTTCTGGGGCAGGGCTGTCCAGGGcgcggggggaggtgggggggcagCGTGATGGGTTGAGCCAGTGGTGTGCGGCTTTGACCGCGTGTCCTGAGAAGCACCAGTTCAGACGGTTGGTGAGGAGACGAGACAGCAGCCCTGGAAGACGGGGGCAGGCTTGAGGGGTCTTCAGCAGATGCCTTAAACTTTCCGATCCTTCACCCCCACTTTTTCTCCTGTAATGGGGAAAAATAAGCCCTGACTCGTGGGACGACTGATGGTTCTAAATCAGATCGTGGTTGTAAATGGCATTCCAATCTAGCTGCGAAGTCCCCTCCCCACTAAGCCCATCCCTGCTCTCCACGAACCCCCGTGTGGCCTTGTGGCACTGCTGCTGCACTCGTGTGCTGCCAAGTTTgcctgcctgctctctgcccccCACAGAGAGAGACCCGTGAGACAGGTCAGTGGGATGTATTCGTGTGTGCATCCCCTGTGCCCGACCCAGGGCCTGGCATAGAAGACTATCAATTATTATAcgttcttttctttccttgttcGTGATGCTAGGAAATAGAGTTCACCCAGCTAGGAAGTGATGGTGCTTGTTCCAGTGCTGCTTGCAGCTCCCAGGAGTCCAAATTTAGCAAGTCCATCAACAAGTGGCTTCTTAATGGGCAGATAAACAACCTCCAGATCAACAAACACTGGCATAATAAGATGTTCCTTTGCAAACcgccccaaacagccacaaggaAAAGATGCAGAGACCCAACAACAGCACGCGCCAGGGCGGGGTATAAAGGCGAGGGCCCAGGAGAGCTGTCACAGTCGGGAGCTACCGCCCAGTGCTCACAGGGAAGAGAGCCACCTCCACCATGCCTGGCAGCTGCTGTTTCAGAAGATGCCCCTCCGTGCCAGCCATCTCTCTCTGCTCCACCGAGGTGAGCTGTGGAGGACCCATCTgcttgcccagctcctgccatacCCAGACGTGGCAGCTGGTGACGTGTGAAGATGCCTGCGGCTCATCTGGCTGCGGTTCCCAGTGCTGTCAGCCCTCCTGCTCCGAGAGCAGTGGCTGCGCCCAGCCCGTGTGCTGTGAGGCCACGCTGTGCGAGCCGTCCTGCTCCGTGAGCAGCGGCTGTGCCCAGCCCGTGTGCTATGAGGCCACCCTCTGCCAGCCGTCATGTCCTGAGAGCAGTTGTGCCCAGCCCGTGTGCTGTGAGGCCACCCTCTGCCAGCCGTCGTGTCCTGAGAGCAGTTGTGCCCAGCCCGTGTGCTGTGAGGCCACTCCCTGCCAGCCGGTCCTCTGTGTGCCCGCTGCTTGCCAGCCCGTCCTCTGTGAGCCCAGCTGCTGTGCGACTGTCTGCCAACCCGTGGTCTGTGAGCCCGCTTGCTGTCAGCCGGTGTGCCCGACGCCTAGCTGCTGCCCGTCTGTCTGTTCTCAGGCCAGCAGCTGCCAGCCCGTCTGCTGCAACCCCAGTCCTTGTGAGCCGCCTTGCTCGGAGCCCAGCGACTGTCAGCCAGCTCCCTGTGTGGCACTCGTCTGTGAGCCGGTTTGTCTCCGTCCTGTCTGCTGCGTTTCCAGCCCTTGTGAGCCTCCTTGTGCCTCCAGCACCTGCCAAGAGCCCCCGTGTTGCGTCTCTGGTCTCTGCCAACCCATCTGCCCTgagcccagcccctgcaccccgtgtgtctgtgtgcccaATCCTTGCCCACCCACCTGCTACGTAGTCAAACGCTGCCACTCTGTCTGCTGTGAGCCCGTTTCCTGCCCCTCGACCTCCTGCCAACCTCTGTACAGCCGTTCGACCTCCTGCCAACCTCTGTACAGccgtcctggctcctctgcctctgccatttGCCAACCAAGCTGCACTCGGACCTTCTACATACCCAGCTCCTGCAAGCAGCCTTGCAGACCCTCCTTTGCCTACCGCCCCATCTGCCGCCCCATCTGCCGCCCCATCTGCTCTACACCCATCACCTTCAGGCAGCCCTACCTGACGTCCATCTCCTACCGCCCTGCCTGCTACCGGCCCTGCTACTCCATCCTGCGCCGCCCCGCCTGCTTCACCTCCTACTCGTACCGCCCTGTCTGCTCCCGCCAGCCCTGCGCCGAGTCCACCACCTGTAAACGCGCTTCCAAGACGTCCACCTCCAGCCAGCCTGACTGCGCTGACTCAGCCCCCTGCAAGGCGGAGGTCTCAGAGGAGACCCCCTGCCAGCCTGTGGAGGCCAAGCCCACCAGCCCAAGCACCCGAGAGGCTGCAGCCCCTCAGCCTGCCACCAGCAAGCCTGCCGCCAGCAAGCCTGCCAACCGCTGAGTTGGCCTCCGCCCAGCGACTCCAGCAAAGCCAGTCCCCAGCTAGCTCACGGTGGCTTAGCTAGACTCTTTTTGTCACTGCACTGTCACTCGCCACCTGCTTAGGCCTCGAAGCACTCTTCGGAAATGTCAGTGTCCTGATGGTCCAGTGCATTGGTTGTACTGGACTCTCAACCAATGCTCCTGGGCATTGGTTGAGAGGGGGAACTCCATGGGTTCTTGACTTCTGCTACCATTAAGCCATGAGATCTGTCTCATTCCTGTCATTGAATGTTGCCTAGCCTCATGCACCTGCTCTCTTAGGTATGTACTTGTGTGCCTTGGGGACTTCTTCAATGAGATATGTTTAACTGTCCAATAAAAGTGGCCAAGTTGAAGTGACATCGTGTTCTCATTGCTTCCTTGCTAATGCCATCGTCATTTCATGACTTGTTTATCTTTGAGAGTagctccatccatccatccatccacccacacatccatccatcatccatctacccacccatccatcaattcatccatccacccacccacccatccatccatccacccatccatcatccactcatccacccatccatccatccatccatcatccatccacccatccaaccatcaattcatccatccatcatccgtccacccaaccatccatccatccatccctccacccatccaatcatctatcatccatccatccacccacccatccatccatccattcacccatccatcatccatccatccatccatcatccatccacccatccatccatcatctgtccacccatccaatcatctatcatccatccatctacccacccatccatccatccattcacccatccatcatccacccatccatccatccatccatctatcatccATCTGCCCATCCAACCATcaattcatccatccatcatccgtccacccatccatccatccatccatccatccatccagcatTATTAGAGAGTCGATAGGTAcctggaatgaaaagataaaattccGCATCCCTGCCCAGACTGCCAGGCCATGAGACAGTTATTCCACTTCTTTGTGCTCAGCCCAGGGCACTGTGATCACAGCACGGGGGATAATTCTTGGGGAATGTGATAATGGAGCTGAGTCTTTCAGCGGAAATAGAAATTAAGCCGGCACACATGGGAAGGAGGAGCTTCCTAGGCAGAGAAAACAGATTCAAAGGGATGGGCTTGTGAGCAAACCGTTCTTCAGGGCAGGCTTGGGCAGAGGTGTCCTCAGAGCTGGTGAGTCCCGAGGTCGGAGGACAGACAGCTGTCTGTGCTGGGCCTTGCAGGCCAGACAAGCATCTGGGTGAGGAGCAGGGCCAGTATGAAGAGCGCTGGGTTATGATGCTCCTCTGGCCTTGCTGTGGGGACTCAGGAGAAGAACATGGTCCTGGGTatagaaagaagggaagaagctGGTGGCTTTGAGATCCTCAGTGGAATGAAAACCACAACCACAGTGGGGTCAGACTTACAAGAGGAAGTTAGGGTAGCCTGGTGTCCGGGGCGAGAGCTTTCCCTCTGTTCCCCTTCTCCACAAGGCACTCTCGGCGTAGGCTCCATTAGCGTCCTTTCATGATCTGTGAGGATGGGGTCTCGTCAAAGCAGCCACAGCTTACACTCGGTGCGCAGAAGGCAGGGCTATCCCTGTCCTCAGGGTGCGGCCTGAGCAGTCGCGAGCATGGGAGAAGACTGACCAGGGCTTTTCAACTCTGGCCGTCCTGACATTTGGGCCGGGAAATGCTTGCTCGGGGGCTTTCCTATGCATCAGCCGCGGTCTCTGCCAAGCAGGTTCCAGGGGCATCCTTTGAGCGTGATGTCTCCAGATGTTACCAAACTTCCTTAGGAGTAAAATCACCTGTCTGAGAACTGCTGCATTAGACAGTAGCAGAAGGAAAAAGCCAAAAGCAAAGCGTCTTCATCACATTGGTGTTGGAGTTGTTTCATCAGGACACCGAGATTTAGTTCTGCCTCTTTTGAGAGTCAACAGAACAGTTGGCCAAGGTTTTAAGTCTCTGAGACAAGTGCTGGACTTCATGTCCCATATCAACAAAATAATTTGGTGAGATAagatttgttttctctgttttctccccTATCTATGAGATGAAGAATTAGAAGGACtaacaatccaaatgcccatcaaaagaCAAGCAAGTTGTGGTAAATTCATATAGTGGAATATTATAAAGCACTGAAAATGACTCAACACtatgaatacaaacttcatgttttTGATATGAGCCACATAGGAGAGATCTTCAACAACTTCAAGGAacatgcatattatggaaaaactatgcgtggatttcaaaagtttttaaattttatttgaaaggtacagtcacagagagagagagagagagagaaagagagagagagagagagagagagagatcctccatccgctggtgcactcccaggtgctgcaaaggccagagctgagccaggctgaagccaggagtcaggctctGAGGTGGTGCTTTGCAAGGTCCCTTTCAGAATCCTCAGCATTGCCCACGACTTGTAAGGCGGCCAGAGAAGAGGGGTAATGCAAGCAACAGCAGCACAGCTGACGAAAGCTTGGGCCTTTGAAGATGTGGGCAATTAGCGAACGCATCCACCAGAGTGgagttaggagcagagccagaaacCGAGCCCCGCCCCACCTGGCCTCCCAAACCTTgttctttcagttttattttgtgCCTCCCCACGTGACCCAGGCTGGGACATGGAGCAGCGTGGTATGGGATGCGGAAGCTGGTTGTGAGGGAGAGCTGGGGCACactggaggaaaggagagggtggCGGAAGTGCCCCGTGAGCCCCACTCGGGAGGGCTTGGCTTAGCTCTGAGAGCGCTTTGCAGGACTGCCCTGGTTGTGTGGTCTCGTAGGCTTTCTTAGCTCTTGGATTCCCTAGGATGCGTCCAATCCTTCTTAACGAAATGTGTGGTTTTAAAAACTCCCAAACTGAAGGACTACCTTTGGGCCTGTTGGTAAGCAGGGGCAAGTGTTCACATCAGTTTGATCTGGCTGATGTGTGCAGTCACTGGCATTGGCACAGGACCCCACAGGGGCGCCTGGGGAAGCTGCTTGGGAGCCAGCTGCCACTGCGCAGGCATCCACATCACATTGCTACGTTGAgtcctccttccccacctcccccaggtcAGGCGGTCTAATTGGTGGTTAGGACCAGCGGCTTGggggccagccaaagccaagtTTGAATCttgtttctcctccttcttctttgcaGAATTTGGGGAACATGATTTAAACTCTGAGTTAATTTTGCTACATCTATGATAGTGATGGTAATTATTTGAGGgtatttcaaagagtttgtggaaaaatggaataaaaagataagcttactttagTGCCAAAATTTTTTGTAATCTATGCACACAagaggcatggatttcaagaaaggCCCTGAAAAATGCAGGTTATGAAAACCTATTTGATTTCAAATTTTCCCATCAGAAATTCATCTTTTAGTTCCcttttcccacaaactctttgaataGTCTTTGCACTTACTAAGGTCATCGAGAAGATTCTATGAAAACTGCTGTTCAGGGTTTGGCATGTGGTAGCTACGCAATGAATGGAGGCCAGTACTACTAGCAGTAGTAGGACTAGTCAAGTTCCAGGAAGGCCAAACGAGAAGGTTCCAGAAAGAG encodes:
- the KRTAP16-1 gene encoding keratin-associated protein 16-1 isoform X1; the encoded protein is MPGSCCFRRCPSVPAISLCSTEVSCGGPICLPSSCHTQTWQLVTCEDACGSSGCGSQCCQPSCSESSGCAQPVCCEATLCEPSCSVSSGCAQPVCYEATLCQPSCPESSCAQPVCCEATLCQPSCPESSCAQPVCCEATPCQPVLCVPAACQPVLCEPSCCATVCQPVVCEPACCQPVCPTPSCCPSVCSQASSCQPVCCNPSPCEPPCSEPSDCQPAPCVALVCEPVCLRPVCCVSSPCEPPCASSTCQEPPCCVSGLCQPICPEPSPCTPCVCVPNPCPPTCYVVKRCHSVCCEPVSCPSTSCQPLYSRSTSCQPLYSRPGSSASAICQPSCTRTFYIPSSCKQPCRPSFAYRPICRPICRPICSTPITFRQPYLTSISYRPACYRPCYSILRRPACFTSYSYRPVCSRQPCAESTTCKRASKTSTSSQPDCADSAPCKAEVSEETPCQPVEAKPTSPSTREAAAPQPATSKPAASKPANR
- the KRTAP16-1 gene encoding keratin-associated protein 16-1 isoform X2 gives rise to the protein MPGSCCFRRCPSVPAISLCSTEVSCGGPICLPSSCHTQTWQLVTCEDACGSSGCGSQCCQPSCSESSGCAQPVCCEATLCEPSCSVSSGCAQPVCYEATLCQPSCPESSCAQPVCCEATLCQPSCPESSCAQPVCCEATPCQPVLCVPAACQPVLCEPSCCATVCQPVVCEPACCQPVCPTPSCCPSVCSQASSCQPVCCNPSPCEPPCSEPSDCQPAPCVALVCEPVCLRPVCCVSSPCEPPCASSTCQEPPCCVSGLCQPICPEPSPCTPCVCVPNPCPPTCYVVKRCHSVCCEPVSCPSTSCQPLYSRPGSSASAICQPSCTRTFYIPSSCKQPCRPSFAYRPICRPICRPICSTPITFRQPYLTSISYRPACYRPCYSILRRPACFTSYSYRPVCSRQPCAESTTCKRASKTSTSSQPDCADSAPCKAEVSEETPCQPVEAKPTSPSTREAAAPQPATSKPAASKPANR
- the KRTAP17-1 gene encoding keratin-associated protein 17-1 is translated as MGCCPGDCFNCCTQEQDCCEECCCQPSCCGCCGCCGSCCGCGGGGCGGGGCGGGCCGSGGCGGGCGGGCCGSSCCGSSCCGGSGCCGPVCCQPTPVCDTK